The genomic interval TTGAGGCCGAACGACCGGACCCGTTCGGTGGCGAGGTCCAGGGTGCCCGAGGCAAGGAGCCGGATGATGCCGACATTCGCTGTACGCGGGTACATCCACTGGCCGCGCACGGTGATCGAGTTGCGCATGATCCATGGGTACGGGAGGGCGAGGTCGTCGCCGCCGAGCATGCCGACGCCGCCCATGAGAACGACGCGGCCGTATTCGCGCACGGTCATGGCTGCCGTGCGCGCTGCCGAGCTGGGTGCGCTCGGCGGTAGCAGGTCGATCACCATGTCGATCGGGCCGTCGGCCGCCGCAGACATCGCCGCGCGGTCGCCGGCCTCGTCCCCGGTGAGCGGAACCGGGCGCACGAGCGGACCGAACCGGTCGGCGAGGAGGTCGAGCGCGGCCTGGTTGCGGCCTGGGGCGACCACGCGGCCCGCCCCCATGGCAAGCGCCACCGCGACCGCACTGCTGCCGAGGTTGCCGGTGGCCCCGCTGACGAGCAGCGTCTCACCGGCTGCGAGCCCGCCGGCCAGCAGCCCGCCGTAAGGGATGACGTGCACGCCGAGCGCGGCCCAGCGGGCCGGGTCGTCCCCCGCCGCTGCGGGGAGCGGGAAGACGTTCTCCGTCGGGACCCGCATGAGCTCGGCGAACGACCCGTCGTGCAGGTACCGGGCGAGGCGCGCGCCGCCCTCGCCGCGGGAACTCCAGCCCTGGAGCGTGATGTCGGGCGTCAGGGCGTCATCCCGCGAGCGCACCGTCGAGTCGCACCACACCAGGTCGCCGGGGCGCAGCCGGGTGGCGTCGGGGCCCACGTGGACGACCCGCCCGACGCCGCCGACCCCAGGCACGACGGGAGGGAGCAGGGGGTAGTTCCGCTCGCCGCTGAAGACCTCAGCCGCGTAGGGCGCCACGCAGGCGGCGAGGACCTCGACCACCACCTCGCCGCCGCCGACCTCGGGGTCGGGGACCTCCCGCACCGTGAGCGGGGCCCCGAACTGCGTCAGAACTGCTGCTCGCACGTAATGACCTCCGTGTTCGTCCGTGTTCGTCGGGATCGACACTAGGAACCCGGCGGGCATGCGGGAAGCGACGATCCAGCATCTGTGGTATGCGTATCTCGCATGGACATCTCCAGCACAGGCCTACGAGTCCTGCGGCAGATCGCCGAGTCCGGCAGCTTCACCGCAGCAGCCACCCGGCTCGGCTACACACAGTCGGCGGTCTCACGCCAGGCCGCCGCCCTCGAACGAAGCGCGGGCACCGCCCTGTTCGAACGCCGCCCTGACGGAGTGCGGCTCACCCCCGCGGGCCTGACTCTGCTGCGCCACGCTCGCACGATCCTGGACTGTCTGACGGCGGCCGAGCGCGACCTCACCGGCACCGTCCCGCGTACCGAACTGGTGCGGCTCGGACTGTTCCTGAGCGCGGGCGCGGCCATCCTGCCGCTCTCGCTCACCCGCCTCGCGGCGACCGACCCGCAGATCACGGTCACGACTACCGAGGGCACCACGCCCTCCCTGGTCCGGGCACTGCGCGCGGGCTCGATCGACCTTGCCGTGCTGACGTCCCGCCCGCCTCACCGGCCTTTGGACGGCGAGTCGCCGCGCCTGCACGCCGAGACCGTCATGGACACCGAACTTGTCGTGGCGGTGCCTTCGACAGGAGAGTTCGCCGGCCGCACCGCGGTGCACGTCGACGAATTGATCGACGTCCCGTGGATTGCCGCCCCGGCGACGAACGCCGAGCCACTGCTCGGCGTCTGGCCTGGCCTGCCCGGACGGCCGGACGTCGTCCACTGCGCGCGCGACTGGATGACGAAGCTTCAGCTGGTCGCCGGTGGCTTCGGGGTGACGACGGTACCCTCGCGACTCTCGCCAATGCTGCCGCCCGGGGTGAGCCTGCTGCACGTCGAAGGCGCACCTCCCGAGATCCGCCGGGTTCTCGTGGCGCGGCTCCCCGGCCGCCCCACACCGGCGATCACGGCCGTCACCCGAGCAATTGCCTCGACCACC from Streptomyces sp. CC0208 carries:
- a CDS encoding alcohol dehydrogenase catalytic domain-containing protein encodes the protein MRAAVLTQFGAPLTVREVPDPEVGGGEVVVEVLAACVAPYAAEVFSGERNYPLLPPVVPGVGGVGRVVHVGPDATRLRPGDLVWCDSTVRSRDDALTPDITLQGWSSRGEGGARLARYLHDGSFAELMRVPTENVFPLPAAAGDDPARWAALGVHVIPYGGLLAGGLAAGETLLVSGATGNLGSSAVAVALAMGAGRVVAPGRNQAALDLLADRFGPLVRPVPLTGDEAGDRAAMSAAADGPIDMVIDLLPPSAPSSAARTAAMTVREYGRVVLMGGVGMLGGDDLALPYPWIMRNSITVRGQWMYPRTANVGIIRLLASGTLDLATERVRSFGLNAVNEAVTYAASHGGPFDRTALTPRAR
- a CDS encoding LysR family transcriptional regulator, which produces MDISSTGLRVLRQIAESGSFTAAATRLGYTQSAVSRQAAALERSAGTALFERRPDGVRLTPAGLTLLRHARTILDCLTAAERDLTGTVPRTELVRLGLFLSAGAAILPLSLTRLAATDPQITVTTTEGTTPSLVRALRAGSIDLAVLTSRPPHRPLDGESPRLHAETVMDTELVVAVPSTGEFAGRTAVHVDELIDVPWIAAPATNAEPLLGVWPGLPGRPDVVHCARDWMTKLQLVAGGFGVTTVPSRLSPMLPPGVSLLHVEGAPPEIRRVLVARLPGRPTPAITAVTRAIASTT